In Ogataea parapolymorpha DL-1 chromosome I, whole genome shotgun sequence, the following are encoded in one genomic region:
- a CDS encoding NADP-dependent mannitol dehydrogenase: MPQSIRRANPPITDSVFEMFSMKDRLVILTGASGGIAHEVARGLAEAGANLALWYHKNPSAKTLAEELISKYGVKAKAYQVDVRHYEEVESAVAAALADFDGKLHCMIANAGIPAKAGGLDQSLEAFHDVVDTDFNGAYYCARAAGFVFRKQGFGSMIFTASMSGHIVNVPQQQAAYNAAKAGVIHLSKSLAVEWADFARVNSVSPGYIDTAISGDCPFEMKEAWFRAIPMHRDADPRELKGIYLYLASDASSYTTGSDFIVDGGFCCP, encoded by the coding sequence ATGCCACAGTCAATCAGAAGAGCCAACCCACCTATCACTGACTCCGTCTTCGAGATGTTCTCGATGAAGGACAGACTCGTCATTCTCACCGGCGCGTCCGGCGGCATCGCCCACGAAGTCGCTCGTGGCCTTGCAGAGGCGGGGGCCAACCTCGCGCTCTGGTACCACAAAAACCCCTCCGCAAAGACGCTGGCCGAAGAGCTGATTTCCAAATACGGAGTCAAGGCCAAAGCGTACCAGGTGGACGTGCGCCACTATGAAGAGGTCGAATCTGCCGTTGCTGCTGCGCTCGCGGACTTCGACGGCAAGCTCCACTGCATGATTGCCAACGCAGGCATCCCTGCCAAGGCCGGTGGACTGGACCAATCTCTGGAGGCTTTCCACGACGTGGTGGACACAGACTTCAACGGAGCGTACTACTGCGCCCGTGCAGCAGGATTTGTGTTTAGAAAACAGGGCTTTGGAAGCATGATTTTCACCGCCTCCATGTCGGGCCACATCGTCAATGTgccacagcagcaggcagCCTACAACGCTGCCAAGGCGGGCGTCATCCATCTGTCCAAGTCGCTTGCGGTTGAATGGGCCGATTTTGCCAGAGTCAACTCCGTCTCGCCAGGATACATCGACACGGCCATTTCGGGCGACTGTCCGTTCGAAATGAAGGAGGCTTGGTTCAGGGCCATCCCTATGCACAGAGACGCCGATCCACGTGAACTCAAGGGCATCTACCTGTATCTGGCCTCGGACGCGTCCTCGTACACGACCGGCAGCGACTTCATTGTCGACGGCGGATTCTGCTGCCCGTAA
- a CDS encoding Lactose permease, whose amino-acid sequence MIRLNTTPIEEIVGPAIAQVLPKYEKPWWRTKHLLVLNCLMLVPLLSSATAGYDGSLMNGLQSLQEWRDFFGNPHGTMLGFINAAQNCGCLIALPTVGWLTDRIGRKPVLISGLFGIVVATIIQATAFTMAQMIVARFIVGAAGMFAVQPVSLLTAELAYPSFRGKLTSLYWCMWYLGAILASWSCYGTSGRGDSWAWRIPTILQAGFPCLQLLFMWLVPESPRWLVSKGRISEARGILVKYHANGDDKLPLIDVEMTEIIQALDLEKEAAKSRWLDLVRTPGNRKRTYIALSVGVGAQWNGIAVVSYYLTLVLDTIGITSSDMQSLINGLLQIFNLVAAVTGALVVDRFGRRSLFLFSGIGMLISYIIWTACSAKFSQTGSKQYGRAVLGFIFIYYFHYDIAYTPLLLAYPTEIFPYHLRSKGITVELFGVYSALLIAAFCNSIAMDRIGWRYYIVFCCILGALVVNTYVFYPETKGYSLEEIARVFDGEDTVALVDDAESFKARAEHHDTV is encoded by the coding sequence ATGATTCGTCTTAACACCACCCCCATCGAGGAGATTGTCGGGCCTGCCATCGCCCAGGTGCTTCCCAAATACGAAAAACCCTGGTGGAGAACCAAACACCTGCTCGTTCTCAACTGTCTGATGCTAGTCCCACTGTTGTCGTCTGCCACCGCAGGCTACGATGGATCGCTGATGAACGGTCTGCAATCGCTGCAAGAGTGGCGGGACTTTTTTGGCAACCCGCACGGAACTATGCTTGGATTTATTAACGCAGCGCAAAATTGCGGCTGTCTGATCGCGCTGCCAACGGTCGGATGGCTCACCGACAGGATCGGCAGAAAACCCGTTTTGATCAGCGGTCTTTTTGGAATCGTCGTCGCCACCATCATCCAAGCAACCGCCTTCACGATGGCCCAGATGATCGTGGCGCGGTTTATTGTGGGTGCCGCCGGTATGTTTGCCGTGCAGCCTGTGTCGCTGCTGACTGCTGAGCTGGCGTATCCGTCCTTCAGAGGAAAACTGACCTCGCTGTACTGGTGTATGTGGTATCTCGGTGCCATCTTGGCGTCCTGGTCGTGTTACGGCACCTCGGGCCGCGGCGATTCGTGGGCCTGGAGAATACCCACCATCTTGCAAGCCGGCTTCCCTTGTCTCCAACTTCTCTTCATGTGGCTCGTTCCAGAGTCGCCTAGATGGCTGGTCTCCAAGGGAAGAATTTCTGAGGCTCGCGGCATCCTCGTCAAGTACCACGCCAACGGtgacgacaagctgccgCTGATCGACGTCGAAATGACAGAGATCATCCAGGCGCTCgacctggagaaagaggccGCCAAGTCCAGGTGGCTAGACCTTGTCAGGACGCCCggaaacagaaaaagaacgtACATCGCGCTCAGCGTCGGTGTCGGTGCGCAGTGGAATGGAATCGCCGTTGTTTCGTACTACCTCACGCTTGTTCTCGACACCATCGGCATCACCTCCTCCGATATGCAGTCGCTGATCAACGGTCTGctccaaattttcaatCTCGTGGCTGCGGTGACAGGCGCCCTTGTGGTGGACAGATTCGGCCGCAGATCACTGTTTCTGTTCTCTGGCATTGGCATGCTGATTTCGTACATCATCTGGACGGCGTGCTCTGCGAAGTTTTCTCAAACGGGCTCCAAACAGTACGGCCGTGCCGTTCTCGGGTTCATCTTTATCTATTATTTCCACTATGACATTGCGTACACGCCGCTGCTTCTGGCGTATCCAACAGAGATCTTCCCGTACCATTTGCGTTCCAAGGGCATCACCGTTGAACTGTTTGGTGTGTACAGTGCTCTGCTGATTGCGGCGTTCTGCAACTCGATCGCCATGGACCGCATTGGCTGGCGCTATTACATTGTGTTCTGCTGTATTCTCGGTGCTCTCGTGGTCAACACCTATGTGTTCTACCCGGAAACCAAGGGCTATTCGCTGGAAGAGATTGCGCGGGTGTTTGACGGCGAAGATACCGTTGCGCTGGTGGACGATGCCGAGTCGTTTAAGGCCAGAGCAGAGCATCACGACACCGTCTAG
- a CDS encoding putative sorbitol dehydrogenase, with amino-acid sequence MVDQTYKAFVLKDVKQLAFEERKTQPIKDTDVRVHVAQTGICGSDVHYWQKGRIGKFVFEKGMDMILGHESSGVIVEVGDAVKGLKVGDRVAIEPGVPCRFCALCRDGLYNHCDNMKFAATPPDDGTLAKYYTVAYDYVYKIPDSMDMEEAALVEPVSVAVQICKRARLQAVDRVVVFGCGPIGLLTQAVAKAYGCRTVIGCDISDGRLEFASKYAADGVYKMPFKDADESDETFAKRVSADIKSKFDLGSGADVILEASGAEPCIQVGVFLAKPEARFVQAGMGREFVSFPVTEALVKQLNWTGSIRYSAGVYPIAVDLVASGKVKVKPLITNRFTFEQAEEAFELVKAGRTDVIKVIIQGVQ; translated from the coding sequence ATGGTGGACCAAACGTACAAGGCATTTGTTCTGAAGGATGTTAAGCAGCTTGCGTTCGAGGAGCGCAAAACTCAGCCAATCAAAGACACGGACGTGAGAGTGCACGTTGCCCAGACAGGTATCTGTGGTAGCGATGTGCATTACTGGCAAAAGGGCCGGATCGGCAagtttgtgtttgagaaggGCATGGACATGATTCTGGGCCACGAATCGTCTGGTGTTATTGTGGAGGTGGGTGACGCCGTGAAGGGCCTGAAAGTGGGCGACCGTGTGGCCATCGAGCCGGGTGTTCCGTGTCGGTTCTGTGCACTGTGTCGCGACGGGCTTTACAACCACTGCGACAACATGAAATTCGCCGCAACTCCGCCCGACGACGGCACTTTGGCCAAATATTACACCGTGGCCTACGACTACGTGTACAAGATCCCAGACTCGATGGACATGGAAGAGGCTGCGCTCGTGGAGCCGGTCAGTGTGGCCGTGCAGATCTGCAAGCGGGCACGTCTTCAGGCTGTGGATAGGGTCGTTGTGTTTGGATGCGGGCCGATCGGTCTGCTGACCCAGGCGGTTGCCAAAGCGTACGGCTGCCGCACGGTTATTGGGTGCGACATCAGCGACGGCCGACTGGAGTTTGCCTCCAAGTACGCTGCCGACGGCGTGTACAAGATGCCGTTCAAAGACGCAGACGAGTCCGACGAGACGTTCGCCAAGAGAGTGTCCGCAGATATCAAATCTAAGTTCGATTTaggttctggagcagacGTGATTCTGGAAGCGTCAGGTGCAGAGCCGTGCATCCAGGTCGGTGTCTTTCTGGCTAAGCCCGAGGCGCGCTTTGTGCAGGCCGGAATGGGCCGCGAGTTTGTCAGCTTCCCGGTGACAGAAGCGCTCGTGAAGCAACTCAACTGGACAGGAAGTATTCGGTACTCTGCCGGGGTGTATCCGATTGCGGTGGACCTCGTTGCCAGCGGCAAGGTCAAGGTGAAGCCTCTGATCACGAATCGTTTCACGTTTGAGCAGGCCGAGGAAGCCTTTGAGCTTGTCAAGGCTGGCCGCACCGATGTTATTAAAGTTATTATCCAAGGTGTGCAATAG